The DNA sequence CGCCGCAGCCCCTTATCCGCGCTATACCGAGCACACGCCGACGACCGCCGACGAAGTGCTGCGCGCCGTCGAAGAGACGCTGCGCCGCGGCTACGCCGTCTCGCGCGAAGAGCGCACCTACGGCACCGCGGCGCTGGACGTGCCCGTTTTCGGCGCCGGCCGCGAGCTGCTCGGCGCGCTCGGCCTCGCCAGCACCACGGAACGCCTCACGCCGCAGTTGATCGAAAAAGCCGTGCCGGCGCTGCAGGAGGCAGCCGCCTACATCCAGTCGATGACCGCCGGCGCGGAAAAGTTCGCGCCCCGCATGCCGCGCCGGGACGAATAGCCCGCGGCGCGGACACTGCCTCGAAAAGATGCCGCAAAAACGGAAACGACCTCCAGATCCGAAAGGGAACGCAACATTTTCTCCGACAAAAAAGCGCCCCCGGCGCGGGCCGATAAAGAAAATTCATCGGCCCGCGCCGGGGGCGTCTTTTGATGTTCCACGTGGAACTGTTTCACGTCGTCGCTGAGTTTCCAAGGCATCATGAATTATGATGTTTAATTGATATCATTTTCCGCCTTCGGCTCCGCCGCGTCCCCGACGGTCAGGCGCAGGTTGAGGGCGGTCAGTTCGGCGCTGCGCGCTTCGATCGTCCGCGGCGAAAGGTTCGGCACGAGTCCGTCGAGGAACAGCGCGTTGTGTTTGATTCCGGCCAGATCGAGGATCAGCCGGGGAACGTTGTAAAAGCCGATCTCGCCGCGCGGGTCCCAGCCCGCGGCGCGGCGGTTCGTCAGCAGCGCCACCGTGCGCGGGCGTTTTTTCAGACGTCCGAGGATCGGCGTGTTGTTCTCGCTGCCCATCATCAGATGGTCGCCGAGGATCACGATCGCCGTCTCCCGGCCGCCCGGTTGCGCTGCGACGAAATCGACGAAGTCGCCGAGCAGATAATCCAGACAGGCCATGCAGTACTCGTGGCTCATGGGCGGCACCGCGGGCGACACCTTATCCTTCAGGCGCGCGTCGGGAAGTCCCTTCGTAAAGTGTGTGTCGACTGTCAGCAGCGTCAGGTTGAACGGGCGTCCGGCGGCCGCCAGGCGCGAATATTCGAGCTTGGCCTGCTCGAACAGGTCGGCGTCGTGAGCGCCCCAGACGGTTTTTTCGCAGCCCTTTTCGAAGTCGCGGAATCCCTTGACGCGGTAGCCCAGCATTTTCATGAGGCCGCCCGTGCCGCCGAAGCCGAGCTCGCAGCCCGCCAGAAACAGGCAGTCGTACCCCGCTCGCCGCATCACCTTCGTATACGACGTCAGCCGGCTGCTCCGGAGCCGGTCGAACAGCTCGTCGCCCGCGCCGCCGAAAAAGGCGGGAAACGACGTCTGCGTCGCGTACAACGCGCCGATGGTCCAGGTCGCGCCGCTGACACAGCGGTAATCGCTCCACGAACTCCAGCCGGCGTCGATAAGGCGGTGCAGGCGCGGCAGCGAGTCCGGAAAATCCTCCCGGTTCAAAAAATTGTTCTCCAGCGACTCGCAGTAAACGACCACGATATTCCTGCCCGCTTCGGCTGCGACGTCAGCCTCCGCAACCGGCTTTCGCCGCGCCCCCAGCGCCGCGAACAGCTCCGCCTCGGAACAGGACGAGGCCCGTGCGTAGTGCCGCCATGACTTCAGCATCTCCCAATAAACCGAGGTTACGGGCGAAAAAACGATTGTCAGCGCGCAGAGCGCCAGCAGGCCCAGACGCAGAAAGCGGCGCTTCGGCGTGAAAACGCGCCGCAGCCGCCCCGTCCAATTCAGCCAGACGGCGAGCAGAACCAGCGCCGTAATTGCGATAAAGACGGCGCTGCTCGCCGCCATGACGGACGGCGCCATGCGCAGCATGTCCCAGTCGAGCCGCATGAAGACAAAATAATCGAGATCCCGGTTCAGCACGGCGGCGCAGACCGCCTGAGCCACCGCCAGCGCGTAGCCGAGAAGGACCGCCAGCGAGCCGAGCTTCCGGTTTTTTATGAGGAAAAAACCGGAAGCGGCGAACGGAAGGAAAAACAGCACCGCGTCTCCAAGCCCGTTTTTCATGCCGACGACTCCCTTTCTGGACGCAAAATTGACGAAGCAAAACGCCGCGCGGCGGCTTGCGCTGTATTCTATCACTTCCATGCCGCCGCGGCAAAACGTCTCGCCTTGAACGCAAAAAATCCCCGACGCGCGGGCTTTCGCCCGTTCGGCGGGGATTTTTCATTCACTGCGCCGCTTGGCGCGGAACGGCGCTCCTTTTCTAGAACACGTTGCGGTACATGATCACGATCAGCACGACCGGCAGGCCGTAGGTGATCCAGGGTCTCCACCAGCCGCTGACGCGCCAGGCATGGCTTTCGTTCAGGCCCTTGTTCGCCTCTTCCATGTAGCCGTTGAACTTCAGCACGAAGGAGATGTAGAGCGAAACAAGCAGCGCGTCGACCGGCATCATCACGTTGCCCGACAGGTAATCGGCGAAGTCGAAGATGCTCTTGCCGAGGATCCGGCACGCGGACATCCAGCCGTGCCCTTCGCTGAGCGAATAGACGCAGGGCAGGCTGAGCGCGAACATGACGAAGACGACGATCCAGGTCATCTTGCTGCGCTTCACCTTGAAGAAATCGGCGAAGCAGGCCACGGGAGCCTCGAGATAGCCGAGCCCGGAGGTGTAGCCGGCGACGGCGACGAGAATGAAGAACAGCGAAGCCCAAAACGACCCCATGGGCATCTTGCCGAAGACGACGGGCATGATCTCCATGACCAGGCCGACGCCGCTGGCGTTGGGATCGGCGCCGTAGACGAGCAGAGCCGGGAAGATGACCACGCCGGCGATCAGCGCGAAAGAAGTATCCATGGTCACGACCATGGCGGCGTCCTTGGGCATGTTGTCGGCGTCGCTGCGATAGGAGCCGTACACGACGGCGGTGGCGATGCCGACGCCGATGGAGAAGAAGCTCTGTCCGAGGGCATACAGCCACACTTCGGGGTTGCCCAGCTGGCTGAAATCGGGGCTGAGGTACCATCTCATGCCGTCCATGGCGGTTTTGCCGACGCCTTCCACGGGGCTGAGCGTCAGCGAGCGGACGGCCAGCGTCACGATCATGACGCCGAGGATGGGCAGCAGCCACTTGCAAAGTTTCTCGACGCCTTCCTTGACGCCGCGGGAAATCGCCAGCCCGAGCGCGACGAAGACGACGACGGTGTAGGCGATCAGCTCGAAGGGGCTCTTCATGAAGTCGCTGAACATCATTTTGGTCTGCTCGAAGGTGGAACCGGCGAAGACGCCGCTCAAAGCCTTCACGGCGTAGCGGACCATCCAGCCGATGATGACCGTATAATAGGCCATCAGCACGATGCAGGCGATGGCTCCGACCCAGCCGATCAGCGACCAGAAAGGCTTCTTTTCCTTCAAGAAGCCGACGATGGGCGTCGCTCTCATGCGGCGGCCGATGCTCAGCTCGCCGAGGAACAGAGGCAGACCGACGAAAACGCAGATCAGCACGTAGGCGAGCACAAAAGCGCCGCCGCCGAACTTGCTGGTGAGGTAAGGAAAACGCCAGACGTTGCCGAGGCCGATGGAAAATCCGGCGGCCGAAAGGATAAAACCGATGCGACTGCCAAAACTGTCCCGTTTCTGTTCTTCCATAACGAATCATCCCTTCCATTTCAATACGTTGCGGCCGTGATTTTCACGGCACGCTCTTGCGGTTTCCGTCCAAGCCGCGGCACGCAGGGCCTCTGCGACGGGAACCGAATCACACGTGGAGTTTTGCCGCTTCGGCAAGAGCCGTTTTCAAATGCTCAAGGTCGATCCAGCGGTAATCGGCGTCGGCTCCCTTGGGATCGTCGAAGCCCTGCCGCGACAGAAGTTCGATCGCCCGGTCGAGAATGTCCCGGTCGTCGCCCTCCCACGAGGATTTTTCGGCGACGACGACGGAACGATAAGGGCTTCTGTTGAGGCGGTTGTTCGCCGACAGCGGATGCGTGACCAGATGCCATTTTTTCTCCACATATTCGGAAACTTTCAGCAGCACGTCCAGCGGACTTCCTTCGACCAGCACGGTCGCGTCGAGTTTCGCCGCTTCGACGTCCGGATTGTTGGTGACGATCATGGTCAGCCCTCCGAGAAAATGATTTCAAGAATCAGACGTTAAATTCGTCTTTGTTAACGTGGTTTTATGCCTGAGAGAATGGATCGTGAAAATTTTCATTTGCGCGGCGGCGCAAAAAGCCGGTGGAACCCGACGAGGTTCCGCCGGCTTTTTGGTGTCCCATCACAGGAAAGCGACAGGAGCCATTCTTCGAACGCTAGAACGCTTTGAAAATCGTCTGCTTGTCGATCGGCGTGACCATCGCCTCGAGCGCCTTTTCGAGCAGCTTGCGGCGGGCCTTTTTGTCCTCTGCGTCGCCAAGCTCGGGCTTGCCCACGGGGTGGGGGATGGCGACTCCGGGGACGATCCGGTTGGAACCAACAGTCATCATGATCGGCACGATCGTGGCGATCTGTACGACGGGAATGCCGGCCGCCTTCTCGATTTCACGCGACATCGATGCACCGCATCGAGTGCAGGAGCCTCAGGTGGAGGTGAGAATGGCGGCGTCGACGCCCGCGGCTTTCAGCTCCGGGCCGATCTCCTGGCCGAACTTCTCGGCCCAGGCCACGGCCGTGCCGGTGCCGGTGGTGCAGTACACGTACTTGTAGATTTTGCCGATCTTGCCCTCCTTCTCCAGCTCGCGCATCTCGTCGAGCGGTAGCACCACGTCGGGATCGGCGTTGGCCCACTGCGTGTCGTAGCCGCCGTGGATGGACTCGTAGTTCTCGGGGGTGAGGTCGTTCAGGCCGGTGATGTCGTAGCGGCCGTAGGACTCCGCGGAGGAGACGCGGATCTTGTCGGGATTGCCCTTGGGGACGATGCCGCCGGAGGTGATCAGGGCGATGGTGGCGTGCTTGAGGTCCTTGACGGGCGCGCAGGGTGCGATCTTTTTGAAGGTCGGCATCTCGTACTCGGTCTGGAACGGCTCGCCGGCCATCTTCTTGAGCAGCATTTCCAGGCCGCGCTGAGCGCCGTTTTTTTCGTGGAAGAAGACGCGGCGGAAGCCGCGGCTGATGTAGTTCTCCTCGGCGGCGGGGCCGAGAGTTTCCTTCTTGAGCAGCTTGAGCGCCAGCGAGGCCATGGATTTGGCCGCGTCCTTGATGCCGCGGGCGCTGTTGGCGGTCTTGACGATGAAGACTTTCTTGGCGAAGGATTCGGCGCCGGGATTTTCGGGATACATGCCGGTGACGACGGGAATGCCCAGCGCGTTCTGCACGGCGGCGCAGATGTCGCCGCAGGCCATGCCGTAGCGTCCGGCGAAGAACGCCGGCCCGGCGATCAGCAGGTCGGGCTTGTAGCTGCCGATCATCTCGAGCAGCGTCTTCTTGGCCTCTTCGTTGTGCTCGTTGAAGTAGTTGTCGCCGCAGATTACCGTGCCGACGATCTCGGCTTCCTTGCCCAGTTCGGCCTGAAGGGCGGCGCCGGGACCGACTTTGCCGTCGCGCTTTTCGGGCGGCACGTGGGCCATTTCCTCGCCGCCGATGCCGGCGTAGAACTGGTTGATGTAATGAACGATGCGGAACGTCATGACCGATCTCCTCCTTACACCCAGAGCGAGCCGGACTTGTTGAAGCCGGTCTCGCAGGTCGAGCCGATGATCGATTGCAGTTCGACGTACATGGAACCGTCGGGACGAAGGCTCTCGGCCGCGCCGCCGGAAACGTGGGCGATCGATTCGATGAAGCCGATCACCTTTTTCATGGCCGGCACCTCGAGCATCTCGTTGACGTTGCCGCAGGAGACGAAGGCCGTCATCTGCGGCGTGGCGTCGGCCAGCCCCTGCGAAGCGCCGTCGGTGCCGGAGGCTTCGTCGGCGATGACCACGGTGCTCATGCCCAGCGCTTCGCACTTGTTGACGTTCAAGCAGAGGTCGCTGTCGGGATTGCCGTAGCCCTCCTCGGTGATGATCACGCCCTTGGCGCCGAGCTCGTGGCAGAGGCGGGCGTTGAAGGACGAGGCGCGCTCCTTGCCGGCGAGGACGACCGATTCCTGCGTGGGAATCATGCCCAGGAAGTTGACGGTTTTGCCGTGCTGGGCGTACAGTTCGCTGACCACGGGATCGTGCAGATGGTGCCACGTCGTCGTCTTGTCGCAGGCGGACACGCAGTTGCCGGAGACCATGGCGCCGTCGAGCACTTCGTTGGGGTGCAGCAGCGTGGGCAGGCAGGTTTTGACGTCGGCGCCGTACACGTACGTGTCGTGCAGCAGTCCCTGCGTGATGCACATGCACAGATGGACGACGGGCGGCAGGTCGGGATATTTTTTCAGCTCTTCGGCCACCGTGCCCTTTTCGAAAACTTCGACAGCGTCGATCTTCGCATTCTTGCAGCAGTCGGCCAGCCAGACGGCGGCTTTCAGCCCGGCGACGCGGATCGCTTCCTCGTATTGATGCTTTTCCAGGTCTTTGACGGGCTGGGCGATCAGCACCACGTTGAACAGCTCCGCGAACGGGCTGAACTTTGCCGCGGGGCCGGACATGTCGATGAAGCCTTCCTGGAATCCCATGATCGGGCCGACGGTGACGACGGCCGCGCCGTCGAGCACGAAGGTCGCGCCTTCGCCCGCCGTGTCGTTGGGGCCGACTACGGACGGAAAGTAGCTTTCGCCGCCTTCGAGCTTGACGCGCGGTTCGACGACGTCCTTGACGGGGATGATGCGCACCGATTCGCCCGGGCGGGCCAGATCGGCGTCCCACTTTTCGATGCGGTCGTCGTCGGAAAGCGCGGCGATCAAACCTTCCTTGTCGACGTAGAGCACGCCGTTTTCCATGCGGGTCGGGCTGCCCCACTCGAGCCCGGTCACATGCGCCTTGCGAAGTTCCAGCCTCATAGAAGTATTCCTCCTTAGCTTGTTGAATATTATTTATGGTTCTTCGCCTTATTTAAAATGATAAAGAATGCTCCCGCAAAAAAAACCGTTGCAAGTTACCAGATTTCGTGAGTTAATACTCACGAAAATTCGTATCAATCATATGAGGTGATTCATAATGACGAAAAAATATGATTCTGATGAGCGTTCATTAGTTCAAAAATATGCACAAGAAATCGCTTCTTCCACGGCGGCGATCATCGGCCACAATATCATCATCACCGACGTGGACGGCAAGATTATCGGCGCCAGCCAGAGTGAGCGCATCGGCCAGCTGCACGAGGCCTCGCTCGAAGTAGCGCGCACCGGTGCGGCCTCCGAGACGACGCGGGAACAGGCGCGCCAATTCAGGGGCACGCTGCCCGGCGTCACCTTCCCGATCCAGAATCTGAACGGGCGCACCGTCGGCACCATGGCTCTCACCGGTTCGCCGGACGAAGTGCGCCCGTTCGGGCTGATCGTCAAAAAGCAGATCGAGATCCTGCTGCGCGAGCGCGAGCTTTACGTTTACTCCAGCAGCCGCGAGAGCATTCTGCAGGACCTCATCCACGATCTGGAGACTTTCGTCCCCGGCGTCGGCAACGAGACCATGCTTCAGTCGCGGGCCATCGAGCTTGGGTACGATCCGAGCCTGTTCTACATTCCCATCGTCGTCGACCTCTATCAGTTCGGCCGCTACGCGCTGGAGGTCCGGCGCGAATGTCGGGATGGGGACAGCGGGCAGGTGGAGATGCGCATCCTCAACATCAAGAAGGCCGTCCTCGCGGAAATGCGCGGCATCTTCTCCCACCCGCGCACCGTTTCCAGCGTCAGCGGCAACAACCGCTTCGTCACGCTTCATGCCGTCAAGGACGCCGACCACGCCGCCCCGCAGCACGAAAAGGCGGCCCTTGCGCAGGTCGTCGAACTCTCGCAGAATCTTTTGGACCGGCTCGAGGATTACGGGCTGAAAGCCGCCATCGGCATCGGCTCGCCGGCCCACAGCGTCGCGGCGCTGTCGCTCAGCTGCCAGGAAGCCCGCAAGGCCCTGATGCTGGGCAAAAAGTTCAAACAGCGTCCCGACGTGTACTGCATCGCCGACTTCCGCATGGAGGACGTGATCTCCACCATCGACGCGCCCGTGCGCATCCGCTTCATCAAGGGGCTGACCGGCAACCTGCGCGGCAAATCCGACTGGCCGGAATTGGAAAAGACGATCCGCGCCTGGTGCGAAAGCGGCTTCTCGCTGGTGGAGACGGCGCGGCGGCTCCACATCCACCGCAACACGCTGATCTACCGCCTCGAGAAGATCAGGCGCCTCACCGGCGAGGACATCCACAGTTTTCGTACCTGCTTCAACTTGTATTTCGCCCTGCTGCTCGGCCAATATTCCGGCCCCGCCGCCAAGGAGAGCGCCGCTCCGCCCGCCGAAGAATGAAAGCGAAACGCCCGCCGAACCGAAAAAAGCGGCCGGAGGCTGATGAGTCGAATGTCATCAGTCCCCGGCCGCTTTCAACGTTGGAAATCGGTCTCAGAAGCGGGCGAAGTTCAGTTCGTTGCCGTGCGCCGTGATCAGACGCGCCACGTCTTCGGTCTTCACGTAGACGGTGGCGGTGTTTTCGTTGGGGTGGATGCCCATCTTTTTGCCGCGGAAATCGTCGTCGAAATAAACCGTCACCAGGCGTCCTTCGTCGTTGAGAATGCCGAAGGGCGTGACCGAGCCCCTGGCGAGGCCGAGGATCCGGTTCAGCTCTTCCTCCGAGGCGAAACTGAGTCGGCGCGTGCCGAAGCGCGCCTTGAAGTCTTTCAGGTCGACGCGCTTTTCTTCCTTGACGGTGATCAGATAATAGCGCTGTTTTTTGTCGTCGTGGACGAAAAGATTCTTGGCGATCGCCTCGACGTGAGGCAGGCCAAGCGCCAGCATTTCGTCGATGGTATAGACGGGATCGTGCTCCACCTTTTCGTAAGCGATCCCTTCGGCGTCCAGCATCGCCATCACTTCCCGCTTGTTCACAGTCGTTCAGCTCCTTTGTCTCAAGATGTTTTGATCTTGCCGCGCCGCGTCTTTCCGCTGTCAAAAACGGCGCCGTCCGTCCAGCGAAAGGGCGCGGCGGGCCGGCGGAGGTCGCCGCCGTATGGCTGAGCGCTCCCTCGAGATCTGGACAAAATGGCGGCCATCGCTGCTTCTGCTCTCAACGGCGTTGCATGCGAGAACTCTTTGCGCTCACCGCGGCGCGAGACAGCCGCGGGAGAGCATGTGGGAAAGCAGCTGTGAGATGCTGCCGTAGCCTGTCTTGTTCAGAATCGACGACACGCAGCCTTTGATCGAACTGGGCGAGAGGGCGAGCGCGGCGCCGATCTCCTCGCGGCTGCGGGAGCTGCAGAGCATGCAGAGCAGCTTGACCTCGCGGCGCGTGAACATGCCGGCGAACGGGTCGGTCTGGCGGAGCATTTCTTCGCTGGGATAGATCTGGTAGCCGCCCGCCGTGCCGCGGGCGCAGGTGACCAGCCCTTCCTGCACGCAGTTGTAGAAGAGGAAAGAGTCGACGCCCCGCTCGCGCGCGTCGGCGATCAGCGACGAGTCGGACAGCCCCGTGAGGAACATGATCTTGACGGCGGGAGAGCCTTTTTTTACCGCGGCGGAGCTGCTGAGCGCGCTCCGCACGCCGTCGAGGGCGACGTCGAACAGAAGCAGATCGGGGCGCAGGCTTTCGCAGACGCCGGGCGCTTCTTCTTCATGTTCCAAAACGGCGGCGACCTCGAAATCTTTCTGTGCGGCGAGGCAGTCCGAGAGCAGGCGGCGGATCAAGTTCTGGCGGCTGACAACGACAATGTGAACCATCTGATTTCTGAACCTTTCTGCGAGTGGTTGAAGTCCTTTCAAAATGCTAACGTTTCTTTGGATCCCTTGTCAAGGACTTTCGGCTAATTTTCTTGGCGCAATTTTAGCCAAGAGGGGCATTGCGGCGCGCGGCAGCTGTGGATAGAATATGTGAAGACGCCGGGACATGCCCGGGCGATTGGCGGTACGAACCGCCATTTTTCAAGGAGGAAAAACGATGAAAAAGCTTCTTGCGTTTGTGTTTGTGCTGGCGATGGCCGCCATGGCCTGGGCCGCGCCGATGGATTGCGGCTACTTTACGGCCGACGTGCCCGAGGGCTGGACGTTCGAGATGGTCCAGCAGGACGACAACTCCGTCACCGGCGTGCTCAAGGCCGCCGACAATTCGCTGGCCTTCACCGTGTCGGCGCTCAAGGCGTCCGAGCAGCTGACGGTCAAGACGGCCGCCGAGCAGTTCGCCAAAGTCCACGGCGCGACCGATCTCGCCAGGATGGACGGCGAGGGGGAGAGCTACGAATACACCGCGACGGTCAACAACGCGCCCGTGTACGCGCAGGTTTTCGTCATCGACGACACCGCGATCGGCTACATCGCCATCGCCGGCGACCACGAGAGCGATCTCGCCACGAACGTCTTCAACTCCATCGAGTTCAAGAAGTAGGCGTTCGTTTTTTAACGAAAGCGGCCGCGGAGGCGCAAAAAATCATCGATATAAAAGGGAATCCCCAACGAGTTCATGCCGTTGGGGATTCTCTTTTTTTTTTCGTCTCCGCGGCGCGGCGGCATGCTCTCGATGCGGTCCCGTTCGCTACGAGCCTTTTCATGTCTTTTCGTCCGATTTGATGAGGAAATCATGAATCGGTATAATTAAAAGTATCACGCTTCACATAATATGCGGCGCGAAGCGTGCCTGTTATTTTGGGCAGTCCGTAAAAAAGCGGGAATCTTCATGTCCGGCCGCGGACTTCGAGATCTCCTTGATTTATCTTCCGATTCGGAAAGGGAACTGCGGGTCCAGAGTAAAAAAAACAGTTGCCGTTGGCGGGGGAGCGCATGAAAAGAAAAACAGCAAGAGAAATATTCGCGGAGTCTTTCCGGGAGCTGGCGGAAAATAAATCCGTCGATAAGATTACGGTTAGAGAAATCGCCGATAACTGCGGCTACTCGTCCGCAACCTTTTACCGGCAGTTCCGGGACAAGTATGATCTCATTGCATGGGACTATAGCAGAAGACTTGAAGCGATCATGCTGCAGATTGGCGTAAAAGAGTGTTCCTGGAGGCAGTCGCTTATCGATGCGGCGAACTACTTTCAGGAGCAGAAGCGCTATCTTGCCAATCTGTTTCTTCATACCAGCGGACTTGATTCGTTTATCTGCAACATGAGTGAGATTCATTTCAGCTGCCTGAAAGAAATCGTCCAGCGAGTATCACAGACGACGCGGCTTGATGCGAAAACGGAAATGTATATCCGCATTTATGTCCTTGGGACTGTTCATCTGACGTGTGAGTGGATTTTGGGAAACTACAGCGTCAGCCCAAAAGAGCTGGCGGAAGTTTACGAAAACTCGCTGCCGGAGCCGTTGCGCCAGTATCTCTGCTGAAAATGAGAGAAATTGCCGGTATTGTATCGTCATGAGAATTCGAGCCGGGATTCTCAATTGAAATTCTTCTTGGAGCGAATAGAATAATATACACGCGCAATACTACGGCGCGCAGTCATCAACCGATGTCATGTTCGCAGAGGGACAGAACGGTCGTCGCTGCGAGCAAGATAGATTGACGTTCAACAAAGAAAAGATAAACGGAGGTTTTTCCCATGGAACGGAACGAAAAAGTCATCGCCGGGCTTCAGGTGATCGTAACGGAGCTTTCTCAGCAGGCTGACGGACACGCGATCCAGTCCAGGATCTTTGCGAGCGAAGGTTTTACGAAGCTGGCTGATAAATATGCGGCGCATGCGGCAGAAGAGCGCGGCTATGTAGATAAGTGCATCGACCGCATTCTTGACCTCGGCGGAGAGGTGAAACTGGAAGCCAAAAAAGAAGCGCCTTTGTACAAAGATCCGGTGGAGTGGGTCAAGTACGACCTGCAGGTTTCCAGGACTGGACTGTCCTGGCTTGCCGCTCTTGTTGAAGAGGCCCGGACGGATTACACGACCTTCGATTTTCTGAAAAAATACTATCAGGACGAGGAAGAAGATATGTACTGGGGCGAAACTCAACTTGAGCTGATCGAGTGCATCGGCAGACAAAATTGGCTTGTTCAGCAGTTGTAGACGGCAAGCAGGAAACAAAGGCATCCGCAAGAGGCTGACGGCGCAGAAATGTGCGCACGTCAGCCTCTTTGAAAATCTGTAAAGGGAGGAGCCTTTGCGGAGCGGATATTATATAGATAAATGCCGCCGCCGGGATTGCAAAAAGTCTGCGCCGTGAAAGCCAGTAGCGGCTCGCGCGCTTTACGTCTGTGCGAAAGAAACGGCTCGCGAGTCCTAAGGGAAAAAGCGGCGGAAATCGCTTTTGCGGTGAGAAACTGCATTGCCTTTTCGGACGAAGAGCGGTCGAGACTGGACGGAATGCTGAGCGATGCGCTGTGTGGTGTGGGAATGAAAAATGAATATGCCGATCCGGTACG is a window from the Pyramidobacter porci genome containing:
- a CDS encoding prolyl-tRNA synthetase associated domain-containing protein → MNKREVMAMLDAEGIAYEKVEHDPVYTIDEMLALGLPHVEAIAKNLFVHDDKKQRYYLITVKEEKRVDLKDFKARFGTRRLSFASEEELNRILGLARGSVTPFGILNDEGRLVTVYFDDDFRGKKMGIHPNENTATVYVKTEDVARLITAHGNELNFARF
- a CDS encoding CdaR family transcriptional regulator, which produces MTKKYDSDERSLVQKYAQEIASSTAAIIGHNIIITDVDGKIIGASQSERIGQLHEASLEVARTGAASETTREQARQFRGTLPGVTFPIQNLNGRTVGTMALTGSPDEVRPFGLIVKKQIEILLRERELYVYSSSRESILQDLIHDLETFVPGVGNETMLQSRAIELGYDPSLFYIPIVVDLYQFGRYALEVRRECRDGDSGQVEMRILNIKKAVLAEMRGIFSHPRTVSSVSGNNRFVTLHAVKDADHAAPQHEKAALAQVVELSQNLLDRLEDYGLKAAIGIGSPAHSVAALSLSCQEARKALMLGKKFKQRPDVYCIADFRMEDVISTIDAPVRIRFIKGLTGNLRGKSDWPELEKTIRAWCESGFSLVETARRLHIHRNTLIYRLEKIRRLTGEDIHSFRTCFNLYFALLLGQYSGPAAKESAAPPAEE
- a CDS encoding TetR/AcrR family transcriptional regulator C-terminal domain-containing protein, which produces MKRKTAREIFAESFRELAENKSVDKITVREIADNCGYSSATFYRQFRDKYDLIAWDYSRRLEAIMLQIGVKECSWRQSLIDAANYFQEQKRYLANLFLHTSGLDSFICNMSEIHFSCLKEIVQRVSQTTRLDAKTEMYIRIYVLGTVHLTCEWILGNYSVSPKELAEVYENSLPEPLRQYLC
- a CDS encoding glycine/betaine/sarcosine/D-proline family reductase selenoprotein B, with the translated sequence MTFRIVHYINQFYAGIGGEEMAHVPPEKRDGKVGPGAALQAELGKEAEIVGTVICGDNYFNEHNEEAKKTLLEMIGSYKPDLLIAGPAFFAGRYGMACGDICAAVQNALGIPVVTGMYPENPGAESFAKKVFIVKTANSARGIKDAAKSMASLALKLLKKETLGPAAEENYISRGFRRVFFHEKNGAQRGLEMLLKKMAGEPFQTEYEMPTFKKIAPCAPVKDLKHATIALITSGGIVPKGNPDKIRVSSAESYGRYDITGLNDLTPENYESIHGGYDTQWANADPDVVLPLDEMRELEKEGKIGKIYKYVYCTTGTGTAVAWAEKFGQEIGPELKAAGVDAAILTSTUGSCTRCGASMSREIEKAAGIPVVQIATIVPIMMTVGSNRIVPGVAIPHPVGKPELGDAEDKKARRKLLEKALEAMVTPIDKQTIFKAF
- a CDS encoding response regulator transcription factor, with protein sequence MVHIVVVSRQNLIRRLLSDCLAAQKDFEVAAVLEHEEEAPGVCESLRPDLLLFDVALDGVRSALSSSAAVKKGSPAVKIMFLTGLSDSSLIADARERGVDSFLFYNCVQEGLVTCARGTAGGYQIYPSEEMLRQTDPFAGMFTRREVKLLCMLCSSRSREEIGAALALSPSSIKGCVSSILNKTGYGSISQLLSHMLSRGCLAPR
- a CDS encoding sodium-dependent transporter, with protein sequence MEEQKRDSFGSRIGFILSAAGFSIGLGNVWRFPYLTSKFGGGAFVLAYVLICVFVGLPLFLGELSIGRRMRATPIVGFLKEKKPFWSLIGWVGAIACIVLMAYYTVIIGWMVRYAVKALSGVFAGSTFEQTKMMFSDFMKSPFELIAYTVVVFVALGLAISRGVKEGVEKLCKWLLPILGVMIVTLAVRSLTLSPVEGVGKTAMDGMRWYLSPDFSQLGNPEVWLYALGQSFFSIGVGIATAVVYGSYRSDADNMPKDAAMVVTMDTSFALIAGVVIFPALLVYGADPNASGVGLVMEIMPVVFGKMPMGSFWASLFFILVAVAGYTSGLGYLEAPVACFADFFKVKRSKMTWIVVFVMFALSLPCVYSLSEGHGWMSACRILGKSIFDFADYLSGNVMMPVDALLVSLYISFVLKFNGYMEEANKGLNESHAWRVSGWWRPWITYGLPVVLIVIMYRNVF
- a CDS encoding GrdX family protein, coding for MIVTNNPDVEAAKLDATVLVEGSPLDVLLKVSEYVEKKWHLVTHPLSANNRLNRSPYRSVVVAEKSSWEGDDRDILDRAIELLSRQGFDDPKGADADYRWIDLEHLKTALAEAAKLHV
- a CDS encoding LTA synthase family protein; this translates as MKNGLGDAVLFFLPFAASGFFLIKNRKLGSLAVLLGYALAVAQAVCAAVLNRDLDYFVFMRLDWDMLRMAPSVMAASSAVFIAITALVLLAVWLNWTGRLRRVFTPKRRFLRLGLLALCALTIVFSPVTSVYWEMLKSWRHYARASSCSEAELFAALGARRKPVAEADVAAEAGRNIVVVYCESLENNFLNREDFPDSLPRLHRLIDAGWSSWSDYRCVSGATWTIGALYATQTSFPAFFGGAGDELFDRLRSSRLTSYTKVMRRAGYDCLFLAGCELGFGGTGGLMKMLGYRVKGFRDFEKGCEKTVWGAHDADLFEQAKLEYSRLAAAGRPFNLTLLTVDTHFTKGLPDARLKDKVSPAVPPMSHEYCMACLDYLLGDFVDFVAAQPGGRETAIVILGDHLMMGSENNTPILGRLKKRPRTVALLTNRRAAGWDPRGEIGFYNVPRLILDLAGIKHNALFLDGLVPNLSPRTIEARSAELTALNLRLTVGDAAEPKAENDIN
- a CDS encoding glycine/sarcosine/betaine reductase component B subunit, producing MRLELRKAHVTGLEWGSPTRMENGVLYVDKEGLIAALSDDDRIEKWDADLARPGESVRIIPVKDVVEPRVKLEGGESYFPSVVGPNDTAGEGATFVLDGAAVVTVGPIMGFQEGFIDMSGPAAKFSPFAELFNVVLIAQPVKDLEKHQYEEAIRVAGLKAAVWLADCCKNAKIDAVEVFEKGTVAEELKKYPDLPPVVHLCMCITQGLLHDTYVYGADVKTCLPTLLHPNEVLDGAMVSGNCVSACDKTTTWHHLHDPVVSELYAQHGKTVNFLGMIPTQESVVLAGKERASSFNARLCHELGAKGVIITEEGYGNPDSDLCLNVNKCEALGMSTVVIADEASGTDGASQGLADATPQMTAFVSCGNVNEMLEVPAMKKVIGFIESIAHVSGGAAESLRPDGSMYVELQSIIGSTCETGFNKSGSLWV